The Kribbella amoyensis genomic sequence GGAGCGCCGACGCCCCGGCCGGGACCTCGGACCGGGCCTGATCGTGGTCCCCGACCAGCTCGTCGACCGCCTGGGCGACGTCCGCCACATCAGGGCCTGCAGGCGGCGGCTCGGTGACGACCTCGGCCGGAAGCCACCCCTACGCTCCGGACCGGGATCGCCGATGTCCTCGGTGGCTGACCGCGCACGCTCGGTTGCCACGCAGAGTGAACACCGGCAAGATGAAGGATGCATGTGAGCCGAGCGTCTCAGGGGTCGGGACGCCGGTTGATCGCTGGGGGTGGTCGCGTGCGCTTCGCCGTGTTGGGACCGATCGAGGTCGGCCTCGCCGCTCCGCCCGTGCGGGCAGCCGCCGAGCCCGTCGCCGCACCGGCCGTCGATCCGCCGCACGCGCGCGGTCTGCCACTTCGGGCGCCGATCCTCCACCAACTGCTGGGGACCTTGCTCAGCCGGACGAACGAGGTAGTACCGGTCGACACCCTGATCGACGCGCTCTGGTCCGGGCATGCGGTCCGGAGTCCACGCCAGAAACTCCAGGTGCACGTGCACCGGCTCCGGCAACTGCTCGACGGGCCGGAGCGGATCGTGCACCGCAACGGCGGCTACTTGCTCCGGACCCGGCCCGGCGAGGTGGACGCCGAGCGCTTCGACACGCTGCTGGACCAGGCTCACCAGGTTGCCGAAGGCAACGACTGGGACCAGTGCGTCGGCCTGATCCGGCAGGCGCCGGACCTGTGGCGCGGCGAACCGTACGGCGAATTGGCCGGCAACCCGGTGATCCGGCCGGAGGCGGAGCGGCTGGCGGAGCGCAGGTTGTCCGGTCTGGAGCAGTTGTACGTCGCCGAGCTGGCCCGTGGCCGGCACAGCGCCCTGATCGCGGATCTGTGCCGGACCGCCGACCACCACCCGCTGCGGGAGCGCCTGCAGGAACTCCGGATTCTGGCCCTCTACCGCGCCGGTCGCCAGGCCGAGGCGCTGGCCGCGCTCCGGCGGACCCGGGAGCAGTTGGTCGAGGAGCTCGGGGTCGAGCCGGGACCGGCACTGATCGCCTTGCAGAGTTCGATCCTCGCGGCGGATCCGTCCCTGGAGCCGGAGTCCCACAGCGAGACGCCGTCGCAGCTGCCACCGGCCGTACCGGACTTCACCGGCCGAGACGAACAGGTCGGGCGACTCCTCGAGCTGTTGTCGTCTCGTGGTCCGCGCTCGGCCCCGGCTGTCGCCGCGATCGCCGGACCGGCCGGCGTCGGGAAGACGACCCTCGCCGTGGCGACCGCGCACCGCTTGATCGACCAGTACCCGGACGGCCAGCTGTACGTCGATCTGCGCGGGGCGGACGCCGGACCGCTCGATCCGACCGAGGCCCTCGGCCGGCTGCTGCGGTCCCTGGGAGTCGCCGGGGCCGCGATCCCGGAGAGCCGAGGCGAGCGGTCGGCGTTGTTTCGGAGTCGCCTGGCGGGGACGAGGACGCTGATCCTGCTGGACAACGCGGCCGGTGAGCAGCAGGTCCGGCCGCTGTTGCCCGGGCGTCCGGGATGCGGCGTCCTGGTCACCAGCCGGGCACCGCTGGCCGGGCTCGAGGGCGCGTCGCTGGTGAACCTCGACCTGTTCACCCCCGCGCAGGCGCTCGACCTGCTCCGGAAGGTGATCGGTGCGGACCGGGTCGCCACCGCTGCGGAGGCCGCCGCCGAGATCGTCCGGCTGTGCGACCAGTTGCCGCTGGCGGTCCGGATCGCGGCCGCGCGGCTGGCCCGGCGGCCGGACTGGGAGCTGAGCCGGCTGGCCGAGCGGCTGGCCGACCAGCGGCACCGCCTCGACGAGCTCCGGTCCGGCGATCTCGCCGTGCGCGCGAGCCTGGAGCTCAGCTACCAGGGTCTGGGACCTGCCGCGCAGACCACGTTCCGGCGCCTCGGCCTGCTCGATGTGCCGCATTTCGCCCCGTGGGTCGCCGCCACGCTCCTCGACACCGAGGCGGACCGAGCCGCCACGGCGTTCGACGAAGAGTCCGACCGCGCCGCAGCCGTGAGCGCGGTGGCGGCCGACCGCCTGGTCGATGAGCTCGTCGAGGCCCGGCTGGTCGAACCGTTCGGGAGCCCGGGCGAGGACCGCTACCGCTTCCACGACCTGGTCCGGCTGTACGCCCGGGAGGTCGCGGAGCGCACGGAGTCAGAGGACACCCGGCGCGCGAGTGTCGGACGCGCGCTCGGGGAATGGGCGGCCCGGGCGGTGCGTGCCAGTCGAGCGATCGACCCGGCCGCATTCCGCCTCGCCGACCCCGGTCCACAGGTTCTTGCCGGGCCTGCCGATCCACTGGGCTGGTTCGACACCGAACACCCCTGTCTGGTGGCCGCCGTCGACCAGGCGGCCGAAACCGCCCACCTGGCGATCGCCTGCGAGCTTGCCGACGCGCTGACCGTGTACGTCGACATCCGCACGTACTTCGGGGACTGGCGGCATACCCACGACACAGCGCTGGAGGCCGCGCACCGGCTGGGCTGTCACCGGTCGCAAGGCGTCCTGCTGTCGAAGCTCGCGTCGCTGGAGCAGATTCTCGACCACTACGACACCGCCGCGGACCTTCTGGTCCGGGCCGATCGTGCTTTCGCGGCCGCGGCCGACGAGAGAGGTCGCGCGCACGTGCGGTACATGGAGGGCGCCTCGTACCGGTCGCTGGGCGAACCGCTCGCCGCGCGAGGCGTGCTGGCCGACGCGGTCAGTCGGTTCCGCCGTCTCGGCGACCCCGGCGGCGAGGCGCGGGCGCTGCAGGAACTCGGCGCGACCTATCTCGACCCGTACGACGGCGCGGCCGCGCGCCGCCCGCTGGTCATCGCGCTGGCGGCGTTCCGGCAGGTCGGTGATCGCCGGAACGAGGCGCTGACCCTGCGCTGGCTGGGCACAGCCGAGCACTGCGAGCACTCCCTGGACTCCGCGCTGGCCCTGCACCAGGAGGCCGGCGAGATCTTCGACGAGCTCGGTGACGTGCACAACCAGGCGTACGTGGACGGCAACCTGGGCCGGATCCGGCTGGACCAGGGCCGGCCCGCCGAAGCCGACACGCTGGTCGCCCGCAGCCTGGCCGCGTTCCGGACCCACGGGGACCGGCACGGTCAGGCTCGCGCGCTGCACGACCTCGGCAGGGTTCACCTCGCCCGCGAGAACTTGCCCAAGGCGGCGGCCTGTCTGCGCGGCGCGGTCGAGATCTGGAGCAGCCTGGGGGCTCAGCTGTGGCAGGTGCGCTCGCTGGAGTGCCTGGAGGGTACTTATCTGGCGGCGGGCGACCGGCGAGCGGCTCAGGCCGTCGCGGCCAGGCTCGCGGAGTGCGGACGGTCTCGCACCGCCTGAGCCGTCCCGGATCAGGGCGTTAAGCGACGTTTAACCACGATCGAAGTGCCGACTGGGACCGTCGATCCATGACGACGATCCCGCTGGCGATCATCCGGAAAGCAGCCTGCCTGCTGGCTGCGTCCGCTGTCCTGGTCTCCTGCGCGCCGGCACCGCCCGCCGGCGCTCCGGAGCCGAGCGCGACGCCGACCGTCGACCGTTGGCGGCCGTCTACCGCCGACCAGCGCGTGCTGGAAGCGGCCGAGGACCTCGTGCTCAGCCAGTGCATGAGCCGGGCCGGCTTCACCTTTCGCGCGGTCACGATCGACCGGCCGAACGATCGGTCGTATCCCTACGCGATCGACGATGTCGACTGGGCGCGCAGCCACGGGTACGGGATCGCCGACGACGTCGCCGCGCGCGCCGTCCGGCGTCCCGATCCGAACCTCGTGGCGCTGCGCGCGATGACGCCTGCCGAGCGGCAGCAGTACCTGGAGGCGCTCAACGGCAGCGGCCGAACGACGGTGACGGTCGGCGCACCCTCCGGGGGAACGGCCGGCACCAACGCCGACGGCTGTACGGCGGAGGCCAGGCGCACGCTCTTCGGAGATCACGACGGCTGGTTCCGCGCCAGCACCGTCGCGGTCAACCTCGACAGTGCGGTGATCGTTCCGGAGGTCGTCCGCAGCCCCCGTCTCCGGCCGGCCCTCGAACGCTGGTCGAACTGCCTGCGGACGAAGGGTTTCGCGGACCGGGACCCGCTCGCCGCCCGCGACCGGATCGGCGAGCTGGCCGGCCGGGTCGACCTCGACCGGCTGCGGCGAGACGAGCAGGCCGTCGCGGTGGCCGAGGCGGAGTGCTCTGTGCGCAGCGGGTACGTCGCCACCGCCGAGCGGCTGGACCGTGAGCTCGGCGCGCCGATCCGGAGGAAGAACAGCGACGCGCTCCAGCAGTACCGACGGCTGGCGACGGCGGCGCTGCCCAAGGCACGGGCGATCATCGCCGCCCGCTGAGATCGACCGCCCACCGACCAGGGGCACGCGTTCGCGCCCCGCAACCACAGGAGGAGTTATTCATGAACAAGTTCCGAAGCGTTGCCATCGGCCTGACCGTGAGCGGTCTGGCGGCCGGCTCGATGCTGCTGAGCGCCGGTCAGGCAGCGGCCGACGGCCCGCCGACGTCCAGCGCCAAGGCGTGGTGCTGGGACGGGTACTTCTGTGCCTGGAAGGACGCCGACTACAAGCCCACCAGCGGCGAGGCCGGCCGTGGCCGCTGGGAGGGCAGCGACACGAACTGGGGGATCGACATCAACAACAAGGCCACCTCGTTCTGGAACAACGGCACCGCGGGCACCTTCGGGGACGTGCGGGTCTACAACGGGACCGGCAGCGACTGGGGTGGCAGTTCGTTCTGCCTGACCCGAGGCAGCTGGTGGTCCGACATCCGGCAGGCTGCGCCGGAAGGCGCCGGCCGTCCGGACCTGAACGACTGGGGCAGCTCGCACCGGTGGGTCAGCTCCTGCTGACCGGCTGAGAGTCCGGTGGGTTCCCGATCCGGGGATCCACCGGATGCCAGCTCCCCCGGCCGGATCGGGTGACGACGGCCGGGCTCAACCGGTCGGAAGCTCGAGCTGGAAGGTGCAGCCGCCCTCGGTGTTGGTGACGCCGATCCGGCCGTCGTGGGATTCGACGACGCCCCGGGCGATGGCGAGGCCGAGCCCGCCGCCCGCGCTCTCCGTACTCCCCGCGCCGGCCGGCGTCCGCTGCTGGTCCCCGCGCCAGCCGATATCGAAGACCCGGTCGAGGTCGTCGGCGGGGATTCCGCCGCAGCCGTCGGACACGGCCAGCCGGATCGCTCCCTCCGCCGAACGATCGACCCGGAGCTGGACCGTGCCGCCGCGCTCGGTGTGCCGGATCGCGTTGCCGACCAGGTTCGTGACCGCGCGGGTCAGCTCGTCCGCGTTGCCCTGGACGGCCAGCCGGTCCTCGTCGTCCGGCGTCGAGACGGTCAACGTGACACCTTCGGCCCGGGCATGCTCGCTGGACTCGCCGACCACGTCCTCCGCGAGCTCGCGCAGACTGACCGCGGAGCGACGCCGCGGCAACGGCGCCGCGGACAACCGGGACAGCTCGAACAGGTCGTCCACCAGGCCCGTCATCCGATCGACGGTGGTCCGCATTTGCCGCAGCGCCCCGGGAACGTCGTCGATCACGCCGTCCTCGAGCCCTTCCGACACGGCGCGCAGCCCGGCCAGCGGGGTGCGCAGATCGTGGGACATGAACGCGACCAGCTCACGCCGGCTGTTCTCGAGGGCGTGCTCGCGTTCCCGGGAGGCGGCCAGGCGTTGCCGGGTCGTCTCCAGCTCGTCGGCGACCGCGGCCAGCTCGGCCGGTACGTTCCCGTTCCCGCCCGCGGCGGCCGGCTCGTACGACGTGCCCAGGTGCCGCAGGCGGCGGCCGACGTCACGGGAACCGGTACTGATCCAGCGGGCGAGCACGATCGACATGGCCAGCCCGAGCAACGCCGAGAACGCCAGCGTCCAGAGCACGACGAGCGAGTCGTGTCCGGAGATGAACATCGCCCGAGCGCTCTGCCCGACCGCGGCGAGGGCGGCGACCATCGGCGCCAGCGCGACCACGGTCATCGACACCAGCAGCGACCGGCGCCGGAACCGCCAGAGCACCAGGCCGCCGGCCGCCGCGACGACCAGGGTCCACACCGCGGTCATCCCGAGGATGGCCGCGGTGTCGCGGGTCATTCAGCCTCCGCCGCGAACAGGTAGCCGGTGCGCGGAATGGTGAGGACCAGCTTCGGATCGGACGGATCGGCCTCGAGCTTCTCGCGCAGCCGCCGGACGTGCACGGTCACCGTGGACGAGTCGCCGAAGTCCCAGCCCCAGACCCGGCGGAGCAGCTCGGCCTTGGTATACGCCTTGCCCTGGTGCGCGATCAGGAACGCCAGCAGGTCGAACTCGCGATGCGTCAGCGACAGCTCGGTGCCGTCCAGGGAGGCGGTCCGGGCACCGGTGTCGAGGACGACGGGGCCGGCAGTGAGCTTCGTCGGGGTCAGGTCGAGCCCGGCCAGGCGTTCCTCACGTCGCACCATCGCCTGCACCCGCAGGGTCAACTCGCGCGGGCTGAACGGCTTCACCACGTAGTCGTCGGCGCCGAACTCCAGCCCGACCAGCCGGTCCTCCTCCTCGCCGCGGGCCGACAGCATGATCACTGCCGCGCCGTCGTCGGCCGATCGCATCCGGCGTAGCACCTCGAGGCCGGACACCCCGGGCAGCATCACGTCCAGGACGACGACGGACGGCCGCCACTGCTGCCACACCTCGACCGCCGCACCCCCGTCCGCGACCATCCGGGCGTCGTACCCGGCCTTGGTCAGGTACGCCGACACCACGTTCGACACGGTCGGGTCGTCATCCACCACGAGCACACGAG encodes the following:
- a CDS encoding AfsR/SARP family transcriptional regulator, coding for MRFAVLGPIEVGLAAPPVRAAAEPVAAPAVDPPHARGLPLRAPILHQLLGTLLSRTNEVVPVDTLIDALWSGHAVRSPRQKLQVHVHRLRQLLDGPERIVHRNGGYLLRTRPGEVDAERFDTLLDQAHQVAEGNDWDQCVGLIRQAPDLWRGEPYGELAGNPVIRPEAERLAERRLSGLEQLYVAELARGRHSALIADLCRTADHHPLRERLQELRILALYRAGRQAEALAALRRTREQLVEELGVEPGPALIALQSSILAADPSLEPESHSETPSQLPPAVPDFTGRDEQVGRLLELLSSRGPRSAPAVAAIAGPAGVGKTTLAVATAHRLIDQYPDGQLYVDLRGADAGPLDPTEALGRLLRSLGVAGAAIPESRGERSALFRSRLAGTRTLILLDNAAGEQQVRPLLPGRPGCGVLVTSRAPLAGLEGASLVNLDLFTPAQALDLLRKVIGADRVATAAEAAAEIVRLCDQLPLAVRIAAARLARRPDWELSRLAERLADQRHRLDELRSGDLAVRASLELSYQGLGPAAQTTFRRLGLLDVPHFAPWVAATLLDTEADRAATAFDEESDRAAAVSAVAADRLVDELVEARLVEPFGSPGEDRYRFHDLVRLYAREVAERTESEDTRRASVGRALGEWAARAVRASRAIDPAAFRLADPGPQVLAGPADPLGWFDTEHPCLVAAVDQAAETAHLAIACELADALTVYVDIRTYFGDWRHTHDTALEAAHRLGCHRSQGVLLSKLASLEQILDHYDTAADLLVRADRAFAAAADERGRAHVRYMEGASYRSLGEPLAARGVLADAVSRFRRLGDPGGEARALQELGATYLDPYDGAAARRPLVIALAAFRQVGDRRNEALTLRWLGTAEHCEHSLDSALALHQEAGEIFDELGDVHNQAYVDGNLGRIRLDQGRPAEADTLVARSLAAFRTHGDRHGQARALHDLGRVHLARENLPKAAACLRGAVEIWSSLGAQLWQVRSLECLEGTYLAAGDRRAAQAVAARLAECGRSRTA
- a CDS encoding peptidase inhibitor family I36 protein, whose protein sequence is MNKFRSVAIGLTVSGLAAGSMLLSAGQAAADGPPTSSAKAWCWDGYFCAWKDADYKPTSGEAGRGRWEGSDTNWGIDINNKATSFWNNGTAGTFGDVRVYNGTGSDWGGSSFCLTRGSWWSDIRQAAPEGAGRPDLNDWGSSHRWVSSC
- a CDS encoding sensor histidine kinase, giving the protein MTRDTAAILGMTAVWTLVVAAAGGLVLWRFRRRSLLVSMTVVALAPMVAALAAVGQSARAMFISGHDSLVVLWTLAFSALLGLAMSIVLARWISTGSRDVGRRLRHLGTSYEPAAAGGNGNVPAELAAVADELETTRQRLAASREREHALENSRRELVAFMSHDLRTPLAGLRAVSEGLEDGVIDDVPGALRQMRTTVDRMTGLVDDLFELSRLSAAPLPRRRSAVSLRELAEDVVGESSEHARAEGVTLTVSTPDDEDRLAVQGNADELTRAVTNLVGNAIRHTERGGTVQLRVDRSAEGAIRLAVSDGCGGIPADDLDRVFDIGWRGDQQRTPAGAGSTESAGGGLGLAIARGVVESHDGRIGVTNTEGGCTFQLELPTG
- a CDS encoding response regulator transcription factor, coding for MATRVLVVDDDPTVSNVVSAYLTKAGYDARMVADGGAAVEVWQQWRPSVVVLDVMLPGVSGLEVLRRMRSADDGAAVIMLSARGEEEDRLVGLEFGADDYVVKPFSPRELTLRVQAMVRREERLAGLDLTPTKLTAGPVVLDTGARTASLDGTELSLTHREFDLLAFLIAHQGKAYTKAELLRRVWGWDFGDSSTVTVHVRRLREKLEADPSDPKLVLTIPRTGYLFAAEAE